Within Actinomycetota bacterium, the genomic segment TCGGCGCCCTCGTCGGGCTGGAGGACTGAGGGCGATGGGCCGCATCCTGCTCGTGGGCCGCCTTGCCGTGCGTGACCTCCGGCGGCGCCGCATCGAGGCCGCGCTTCTGCTGCTTGCCATCATGGCGGCGACGACGACGTTGACCCTCGGGCTCGTCCTGCGCGACGCGGCCAGCGACCCGTACCAGAGCACCCGGGAGGCGACCAACGGACCCGACGTGGTCGCCAGCGCCGGCCGGCCCGCCGAGCGTTCCGGCCTCGAGGAACTGGCCCGCGCTCCCGGCGTCATCGACCACAGCGGACCGTACCCGGTCACCCCGGCGGAACTTCAGGCATCCGGTCGAACGTCAGATGTGCAGGCCGTGGGGCGCGACGCCGCGCCCACCTCGGTCGACCAGCCGGAGCTGATCCAGGGCAGCTGGGTCAGCGATGGCGGCGTGGTGGTCGAGGCCGCCTTCGCCGACGCGCTCGATGTGCGCGTCGGTGATCCGGTCACCCTGGACGGCCGGTCGTTCGAGGTCGTCGGCGTTGCCGTCACCGCCGCCATGCCGCCCTACCCGGGGGCGTCCTGCATTGTCCCCCCGGGCTGCGCGAGCGGTGCGACTCCCGAGGAGCTATCCGAGCTTCCTCCGGGCCTGTTACAGAATCCAGGTCTGGTCTGGCTCACCCAGGCGGATGTGCGGAGCCTCACCCCGGATCCAGGCTCCCTGTCCTACGTGATGAACCTGAAGCTGGCCGACCCGGATGAGGCCCAGGCGTTCGTCGACGCAAACCCCCCGGAGAGCCTGGACGCTCCACGCCTGGCGTCCTGGGAGGAAATCCTCGAAGAGGCCACCGAGCTGGCCAGAGACGCCCAGATCCTTCTGCTGATTGGAGCCTGGCTGCTTGGCCTGCTCGCCGTGGCGAGCCTTTCGGTGCTGGTGGGCGGCCGGATGGCCGATCAGACCAGACGCGTCGGACTCCTGAAAGCAGTCGGCGGCACACCCAGCCTGGTCGCTGCCGTGCTGCTCGCGGAGTATGTCCTCGTGGCCATCGTCGCGGCCGCGGCCGGGTTGGCGGTCGGATCGCTGACCGCTCCGCTGCTTACCGAGTCCGGTGCCGGCCTCATCGGCAGCGCGGGCACGCCGTCGATGACCATGTCCACGGTCGGTGCGGTGACCGCCGTGGCACTCGGAGTCGCGGTGGTTGCGACCGTTGTTCCGGCCGTGCGCGCCGCCCGCTCCAGCACCGTCAACGCGCTGGCCGACTCGGCACGCCCAGCCCGCCGCATCGGTTGGCTGATCGCGATCTCGGCGCGACTGCCCGTCCCGCTGCTTCTCGCCTTGCGGGTCGCCGCCCGCCGGCCGCGACGGGTCGTGCTGGGTGTGGTCAGTATCGCGATCACGGTCAGCGGGATCTACGTCGCACTGGTACTCAACACCTTCCTCACCACCCAACCACCCGCCAGCGGATATGACGATGCCCAGGTGGAGCTGCTGGGCCAGGTGCTCCTTGTCGTGATGGTCGTACTGCTCTCCCTGGCGGCGGTCAACGCCATCTTCATCACCTGGGCGACGGTGCTCGACAACCGGCCTTCGTCGGCCCTGGCGCGCGCCCTCGGCGCAACCCCTCGTGACGTGGGTGCGGCACTGGCGGCCGCGCAGGTGCTCCCCGCACTCGTCGGCGCTGTCTTGGGCGCTTTCCCGGGAGGCTTCGCACTGTTCGCCGCCATCAACGCCATCACCGGCGGCGACAGCGACAGGGCCACGCTTCCGTCGCTCTGGCAGCTGCTCGCCGTGGTGGCGGGGACCGTGATCGTGGTGGCGGCGCTCACCGCTGTTCCCGCCCGGCTCGGCGGCCGCCGCCCCGTGACCGAGACCCTCCAAGCCGAACTTGCCTGATGCTCGGGACGACGGCGCCGAACGATCAGCCAACCAGACGACGTGGCAGGCCACGGCCAAGGCGCCTGGCGAGACGGTTGACGAGCATGGACGCGCCTACGAGATTGGGTGTCTGAGCGACGGCGCCGATGGCGGAAAGGGCAAAGGGAGACAGGCGATGGGTATGCGGCCGCGGATCGGTCCCCAGGGACGGGGCCGACCGCTCATCGTCGCTCTGGATCACGTCGACGCGGGCGCGTTGCCCCTTGTTGGCGGCAAGGCCGCCAACCTGGGCGAGCTCATCGCTGCGGGACTGCCGGTCCCGGCCGGGTTCTGCGTGACCACCGAGGCCTATCGGGACGTGGCCACTGCCGCAGAGCTCGCCGAGATCCTGGACCGGCTCGCCGCCACTCCGGCAGGGGACACCGGCGCGTTGGCGGATCTGGCGCGCCAGGCGCGCGAGCGGATCCTGGCC encodes:
- a CDS encoding FtsX-like permease family protein; translation: MGRILLVGRLAVRDLRRRRIEAALLLLAIMAATTTLTLGLVLRDAASDPYQSTREATNGPDVVASAGRPAERSGLEELARAPGVIDHSGPYPVTPAELQASGRTSDVQAVGRDAAPTSVDQPELIQGSWVSDGGVVVEAAFADALDVRVGDPVTLDGRSFEVVGVAVTAAMPPYPGASCIVPPGCASGATPEELSELPPGLLQNPGLVWLTQADVRSLTPDPGSLSYVMNLKLADPDEAQAFVDANPPESLDAPRLASWEEILEEATELARDAQILLLIGAWLLGLLAVASLSVLVGGRMADQTRRVGLLKAVGGTPSLVAAVLLAEYVLVAIVAAAAGLAVGSLTAPLLTESGAGLIGSAGTPSMTMSTVGAVTAVALGVAVVATVVPAVRAARSSTVNALADSARPARRIGWLIAISARLPVPLLLALRVAARRPRRVVLGVVSIAITVSGIYVALVLNTFLTTQPPASGYDDAQVELLGQVLLVVMVVLLSLAAVNAIFITWATVLDNRPSSALARALGATPRDVGAALAAAQVLPALVGAVLGAFPGGFALFAAINAITGGDSDRATLPSLWQLLAVVAGTVIVVAALTAVPARLGGRRPVTETLQAELA